In Mangrovivirga cuniculi, the following proteins share a genomic window:
- a CDS encoding DUF2255 family protein, translating to MNNIQNKMEINKQEISKEEVAKIAAHDDFHIAPFRADGKTYGTPTWIWVVSVDDQLFVRAYNSVNSRWYQSAMSQHAGKIEAAGLIKNVAFEPVIGEINEKIDEAYKNKYGGSPYLNAMISDRAKAATVKVL from the coding sequence ATGAACAATATTCAAAATAAGATGGAAATTAATAAACAAGAAATATCTAAGGAAGAAGTAGCTAAAATTGCCGCTCATGATGATTTTCATATCGCACCATTCAGAGCAGATGGTAAAACCTATGGTACTCCAACATGGATTTGGGTAGTCTCTGTTGATGATCAGTTATTTGTGAGGGCTTATAATAGTGTTAATTCAAGATGGTATCAATCTGCCATGAGCCAGCATGCAGGAAAAATAGAAGCTGCGGGATTGATTAAAAATGTGGCCTTTGAGCCTGTGATAGGAGAAATCAATGAGAAGATTGACGAGGCTTATAAAAATAAATATGGAGGAAGTCCTTATTTAAATGCAATGATTAGTGATAGAGCAAAGGCTGCAACAGTTAAGGTGTTGTAA
- a CDS encoding (R)-mandelonitrile lyase, translating into MEIIKNESIPSMKGPEDWFTGSVRIDPLFQKKDVTKGAGALVTFEPGARTAWHTHPAGQTLIITSGLGWVQKEGGAIQEVRPGDVIWFEAGEKHWHGASEQKAMSHIAIQEEVNGEVVTWMEKVTDEQYSK; encoded by the coding sequence ATGGAAATAATTAAAAATGAATCCATTCCTTCAATGAAGGGACCAGAGGATTGGTTTACTGGGTCAGTTCGAATAGACCCTTTATTTCAAAAAAAGGATGTAACCAAAGGAGCCGGAGCATTAGTAACCTTTGAGCCGGGTGCAAGAACTGCCTGGCATACTCACCCCGCAGGTCAAACACTGATTATTACAAGTGGTTTAGGCTGGGTTCAAAAGGAAGGAGGAGCAATACAAGAAGTTCGTCCTGGCGATGTTATATGGTTCGAAGCCGGTGAAAAACATTGGCATGGTGCAAGCGAACAAAAGGCGATGAGTCACATTGCAATTCAGGAAGAAGTAAATGGTGAGGTAGTGACCTGGATGGAAAAGGTGACAGATGAACAATATTCAAAATAA
- a CDS encoding cyclophilin-like fold protein produces the protein MKSIQLYILLLDVSFALISLESRNEDPKTTPIMENMKLKITIGEDVLTAILYDNPTTRDWISTLPVTTTLEDHAGNEKIYYPQKKLTTDGAPSGYKPSKGDITYYAPWGDIAIFYKDFNYASGLISLGKIEGNGIEKLMRVNNGETIKLELEE, from the coding sequence ATGAAAAGTATTCAACTTTATATTTTATTACTGGATGTTAGTTTTGCATTGATAAGCTTAGAATCCAGGAATGAGGATCCAAAAACAACGCCTATTATGGAAAACATGAAACTCAAAATAACAATAGGAGAGGATGTGCTGACTGCTATTTTGTATGATAACCCGACTACCAGAGATTGGATCTCAACTTTGCCAGTTACGACTACTTTAGAAGATCACGCTGGTAATGAGAAAATATATTATCCGCAAAAAAAGCTGACCACAGATGGTGCGCCCAGTGGTTATAAACCTTCAAAAGGTGATATCACTTATTATGCACCCTGGGGTGATATAGCTATTTTTTATAAAGATTTTAATTATGCTTCAGGACTGATTAGTTTGGGGAAAATTGAAGGCAATGGAATTGAAAAGTTGATGAGAGTCAATAATGGTGAAACAATTAAGCTTGAATTAGAGGAGTAA